One window of Dyadobacter sandarakinus genomic DNA carries:
- a CDS encoding RagB/SusD family nutrient uptake outer membrane protein, translating into MKLNNKNFYKLMLCGAILLGPTACSDFLDEQDPSNLQPDTFYTIPDHAEAAVAAAYAETRFIGDGAGIFSANWQMLEAPTGTATTETGQNSDLNNLYALIYDGNTGHISNWWNGLYRVIANANLAIEKIPTIQFPAGSGEQQKNRLIGEARFLRAWAYFYAVRLWGDVPLVTKPQTAESEDFFPPRAPQEQVYNLILEDLQAAEAAGLADFNNDGRVSKMAVKAYLAKVYLTMAGFPLQKGASHYKLAADKALEVINYSKANPSTLNLFGTYKELHQEGLKNRVEHLFQIQYNSVVAGFPLNDFFPNFKAVTYAGPSGTGSTVPTLSFYNSYETGDLRTKDQEGWFYTTYYTNGTGEKFDLGAPYVFKYFNVNALGGPGITPTRLNNLNVNQMRYAEVLLIYAEAQNEVSGPTQEAYDAFKRIRDRAQLKTPALGTYTQTTFREAVWRERWYEFAYEGITWFDMVRLRKVFNETTKGFDNFVGHRNLNVSGGAALEEKHLLFPLGIQEMKNNPSLSPQNPGYN; encoded by the coding sequence ATGAAACTAAATAACAAGAATTTCTATAAGCTAATGCTCTGCGGGGCAATCCTGCTGGGCCCGACAGCCTGCTCCGACTTCCTCGACGAGCAGGACCCGTCCAACCTGCAACCGGATACCTTCTACACCATTCCTGACCACGCCGAAGCTGCAGTGGCTGCTGCCTATGCCGAAACCCGCTTCATTGGTGACGGTGCGGGTATCTTCTCGGCCAACTGGCAAATGCTGGAAGCCCCAACCGGAACAGCTACTACTGAAACAGGCCAGAATTCGGACCTGAACAACCTGTATGCCCTCATTTACGATGGCAACACAGGTCATATCAGCAACTGGTGGAACGGCTTGTACCGCGTAATCGCGAATGCTAACCTGGCCATTGAAAAGATCCCGACGATCCAATTTCCTGCCGGGAGTGGTGAACAGCAGAAAAACCGCCTGATCGGAGAAGCCCGCTTCCTGCGTGCATGGGCTTATTTCTACGCCGTAAGATTATGGGGAGATGTGCCTCTGGTGACCAAACCGCAAACTGCCGAGTCGGAGGATTTCTTTCCGCCGAGAGCACCGCAGGAGCAGGTTTACAACCTGATCTTAGAAGACCTTCAGGCTGCGGAAGCGGCCGGACTGGCGGATTTTAATAACGATGGACGCGTGTCCAAAATGGCTGTAAAAGCATACCTGGCGAAAGTGTACCTGACGATGGCAGGCTTCCCGCTGCAAAAAGGAGCATCGCATTACAAGCTGGCGGCTGATAAAGCACTGGAAGTGATCAACTACTCCAAAGCCAACCCGTCGACGCTGAACCTGTTCGGTACCTACAAGGAACTGCATCAGGAAGGTTTGAAAAACCGCGTGGAGCACCTGTTCCAGATTCAGTACAATTCTGTAGTAGCTGGTTTCCCGCTGAATGACTTCTTCCCGAACTTTAAGGCGGTTACCTACGCGGGACCAAGCGGAACGGGAAGTACAGTGCCTACGCTTTCATTCTACAACTCTTATGAAACAGGCGATCTTCGTACCAAAGACCAGGAAGGCTGGTTTTACACGACGTACTATACCAACGGTACCGGTGAGAAGTTTGACCTGGGTGCTCCGTATGTGTTCAAATACTTCAACGTCAATGCATTGGGCGGCCCGGGCATTACCCCTACCCGTCTGAACAACCTGAATGTAAACCAGATGCGCTACGCAGAAGTGCTGCTGATCTATGCAGAAGCACAGAATGAAGTAAGCGGCCCGACTCAGGAAGCATACGATGCTTTCAAACGCATCCGCGACCGTGCACAGCTGAAAACACCGGCACTGGGTACTTACACGCAGACCACGTTCCGCGAAGCGGTATGGAGAGAGCGCTGGTATGAATTCGCTTACGAAGGCATTACCTGGTTCGATATGGTACGTTTGCGCAAGGTATTCAACGAAACGACCAAAGGGTTTGACAATTTTGTCGGACATCGTAACCTCAACGTAAGTGGCGGCGCTGCTTTGGAGGAAAAACATTTGCTATTCCCGCTGGGTATTCAGGAGATGAAAAACAATCCTAGCCTGTCCCCACAAAATCCCGGTTATAACTAG
- a CDS encoding helix-turn-helix domain-containing protein: MVFGERLLSIRKAKKSSQEELVKAIGVHAPVIGRYERGEVKPLIEVAIKLADALQMSVDYLVGNSDMELDKQTLNRMQQMAKMPDADRMQIFMVIDALIRDFNAKKQYAV; encoded by the coding sequence ATGGTGTTTGGAGAGCGCCTTTTAAGTATCCGCAAAGCCAAAAAATCCTCTCAGGAGGAACTGGTAAAGGCCATTGGTGTACATGCCCCCGTGATAGGCAGGTATGAAAGAGGGGAAGTAAAACCTTTGATAGAGGTGGCCATCAAGTTGGCAGATGCGTTGCAGATGTCGGTGGATTACCTGGTGGGGAATTCAGATATGGAACTCGACAAGCAAACGCTCAATCGTATGCAACAGATGGCCAAGATGCCCGACGCCGACCGCATGCAGATCTTTATGGTCATTGATGCACTGATACGTGATTTTAATGCCAAAAAGCAGTACGCCGTGTAG
- a CDS encoding RHS repeat domain-containing protein gives MQPAYQDVASLTDHAFTYDYDERQRLIVKRVPGQGATELVYDQYDRLALSRDPGQLGRGVWGFTKYDALDRPIASGEITSSATRTDWSVIVDALTQHHEERANAGIAGYTLDKTAPKTASEADLLSITFYDDYQFSKAAGLAYTPVYYPACNPAVKGQLTGSRTRMLSGSGNLGSWLTAVTYYDTEYRPIQVSRELYELGAGAVERASTQYKYDLAPIAAQQKTEQLLSGNIVNTHLASYTYDHADRLLDVKEKVTAGAGTAEAYTTAQRYNALGQLQSKWLHSTDGIHYLRKTNYTHNIRGWLSEGKTVYKKNENGPELPYFGFGLTYQKANTYTNGNISQMQWANPDEASFTKGLTFTYDGANRLTGSTGINGYADTESSITYDKNGNIKTLNRAGAATDNLAYTYTGNRLSAVSDNSASNTGVKSGSSTFAYDLNGNMTSDGTRGAALTYNQVDQPKSVTIAGKTQVYDYDASGEKHKYAADTITLKYAGAFEYRQVGANNNFYRLSLSEGQAVMRNGKLVFEYYLKDHLGNVRVVFDQKGNVLQRTDYYPFGLEIDRKNPVQMPAVRNAINRYNFLGRENQVGTGYIDLVRRFYDPTIGRFIQIDPVIETQEHLSVYQYGWNNPILRSDPNGDMPECCGGIGDFLTGVGQAINENMGWGNPMTAQPGYVDSYNAGRTVGHYASIVIGATGVAGGAAGIAASGGIVGGSGGAAIPVAAVVATGSAGLAALGNKVAVSAIDNLKNDKGRINANAYSDRTDKQLQSSKSSYEKLITEHKQKLNDFKSDPLGKSDPNKLKEAMKGGADAVKKFLQGRVESLNKQIKKQEGELNKINQEIDRRNQ, from the coding sequence TTGCAGCCCGCCTACCAGGATGTAGCCTCGCTCACTGATCATGCATTCACCTACGACTATGACGAGCGCCAGCGGCTGATCGTCAAACGTGTGCCCGGCCAGGGCGCTACCGAGCTGGTCTATGACCAGTATGACCGGCTGGCACTATCGCGCGATCCGGGCCAGCTCGGCCGGGGCGTGTGGGGCTTTACCAAGTACGATGCTTTGGACAGGCCCATTGCCTCCGGGGAGATTACTTCTTCAGCCACCCGCACCGACTGGTCAGTGATCGTGGATGCCTTAACCCAGCACCATGAAGAGCGCGCGAATGCAGGCATTGCAGGTTATACTTTGGATAAGACTGCGCCTAAGACGGCCAGTGAGGCTGATCTGCTTTCCATTACCTTCTATGATGATTACCAGTTTTCCAAAGCAGCAGGACTGGCCTATACCCCTGTCTACTATCCCGCCTGCAACCCGGCTGTAAAAGGACAGCTGACCGGCAGCCGCACCCGGATGCTTTCAGGAAGTGGGAACCTAGGCAGCTGGCTGACTGCTGTGACCTACTATGACACCGAGTACCGGCCTATCCAGGTGAGCCGGGAACTGTATGAGCTGGGCGCTGGCGCTGTCGAGCGGGCATCAACCCAGTACAAGTACGATCTGGCCCCCATAGCTGCCCAGCAAAAAACCGAGCAGCTACTTTCGGGCAATATCGTCAATACCCACCTTGCCAGCTACACCTACGACCATGCAGACCGGCTGCTGGACGTGAAAGAAAAAGTAACTGCGGGTGCTGGTACAGCCGAGGCTTACACCACCGCCCAGCGCTACAATGCCTTGGGGCAGCTGCAAAGCAAGTGGCTGCATTCCACAGACGGCATCCATTACCTGCGAAAAACCAATTACACCCACAATATTAGAGGCTGGCTTTCAGAAGGGAAAACCGTCTACAAGAAAAACGAAAACGGCCCTGAGCTGCCCTACTTTGGCTTTGGGCTCACCTACCAGAAAGCAAACACCTACACCAACGGCAACATTAGCCAAATGCAATGGGCCAACCCCGATGAAGCCAGCTTTACCAAAGGGCTCACCTTCACCTACGACGGGGCAAACCGCCTGACGGGCTCGACAGGAATCAACGGCTATGCCGATACAGAAAGTAGCATCACTTACGACAAGAACGGTAACATCAAGACGCTGAACCGCGCCGGAGCGGCTACTGACAACCTGGCCTATACTTACACCGGCAATCGGCTTTCGGCCGTCAGCGACAACTCGGCCAGTAACACCGGGGTGAAGTCCGGCAGCAGCACCTTTGCCTACGATCTGAACGGGAACATGACCAGCGATGGCACCCGCGGCGCGGCTTTGACCTACAACCAGGTTGATCAGCCTAAGAGTGTCACCATCGCTGGCAAAACGCAGGTCTACGATTATGATGCAAGTGGTGAAAAGCACAAGTATGCCGCAGATACGATCACGCTTAAATACGCAGGTGCCTTCGAGTACCGGCAGGTGGGTGCTAATAACAACTTCTATCGGCTTAGTTTAAGCGAAGGCCAGGCCGTGATGCGGAATGGTAAGCTGGTCTTTGAGTACTACCTTAAAGATCATTTGGGGAATGTCCGGGTAGTCTTTGATCAAAAAGGGAATGTGTTGCAGCGGACGGATTATTATCCTTTTGGGCTCGAAATAGATCGGAAGAACCCGGTGCAAATGCCCGCCGTCAGAAATGCGATCAACCGTTACAACTTCCTGGGACGGGAAAACCAGGTCGGCACTGGTTATATCGACCTTGTCCGCAGGTTCTACGACCCTACAATTGGCCGCTTTATCCAGATCGACCCCGTCATCGAAACGCAGGAACATCTTTCGGTCTACCAGTATGGATGGAATAATCCTATCTTGCGAAGTGATCCTAACGGGGATATGCCGGAATGTTGCGGGGGAATTGGTGATTTTCTGACAGGTGTAGGGCAGGCAATCAATGAAAATATGGGCTGGGGCAACCCGATGACTGCCCAGCCTGGCTATGTAGATTCCTACAATGCTGGAAGAACAGTTGGGCACTATGCTTCAATAGTGATTGGAGCAACCGGAGTTGCCGGGGGAGCTGCTGGAATAGCGGCATCAGGAGGCATAGTGGGCGGCAGTGGCGGTGCGGCGATTCCAGTGGCGGCGGTAGTAGCGACTGGATCGGCTGGTTTGGCTGCTCTAGGTAACAAGGTCGCCGTAAGTGCCATTGATAATCTTAAAAATGACAAAGGAAGGATTAATGCGAATGCATATTCTGACCGAACAGACAAACAACTTCAAAGTTCTAAATCAAGCTACGAAAAGCTCATAACGGAACATAAGCAAAAACTAAATGACTTTAAATCAGATCCACTTGGTAAAAGTGATCCAAACAAGCTAAAAGAAGCGATGAAGGGAGGGGCAGATGCAGTTAAAAAATTTTTGCAGGGACGAGTTGAATCATTAAATAAGCAAATAAAGAAGCAAGAAGGGGAGCTAAATAAAATTAATCAGGAAATTGACCGCAGAAATCAATGA
- a CDS encoding DUF6443 domain-containing protein — MKRFYFVFILLLACFPAHSQQTNSRNYILHRTFKQSGAAPDDVSKVVTQVQYFDGLGRPVQRVLVGQSPSGQDLVETSEYDAAGRLFKKYLPYAVSGKGAFQPNAAASGTAWYSANPAGLLGTDLGRPYAETFFEPSALGRVSGQRLPGDKSAASIVKRKVNSANQVNRYDYDVASNKIIQVGQYAPGTLVYLNTTDEQGNVVNEFTDLLGQMICRQVIAAAGSTFRPTTSLMIWACCGAFCSPPTRM; from the coding sequence ATGAAGCGATTTTACTTCGTTTTTATCCTCCTGCTGGCCTGCTTTCCCGCCCACTCCCAGCAGACGAACTCCCGCAACTACATCCTTCATCGCACCTTCAAGCAGTCAGGTGCTGCGCCCGATGATGTCAGTAAAGTCGTCACCCAGGTGCAGTACTTTGACGGGCTGGGCCGGCCTGTCCAGCGCGTGCTGGTTGGCCAGAGCCCTTCGGGCCAGGATTTGGTAGAAACCTCTGAGTACGATGCAGCCGGCAGGTTGTTTAAGAAGTATCTGCCTTATGCGGTTTCGGGCAAAGGTGCCTTTCAGCCCAATGCCGCTGCCAGCGGCACGGCCTGGTATTCGGCAAACCCGGCTGGCTTGCTGGGGACAGATCTGGGAAGGCCATATGCTGAGACCTTCTTTGAGCCTTCTGCTCTGGGCCGGGTCTCAGGCCAGCGGCTGCCTGGCGATAAAAGCGCAGCTTCCATCGTCAAGCGCAAGGTGAACAGCGCCAATCAGGTCAACCGCTATGATTATGATGTGGCCTCCAACAAGATCATCCAGGTGGGACAATATGCACCCGGGACCCTGGTGTATTTGAACACCACTGACGAGCAGGGCAATGTAGTCAACGAGTTCACCGACCTGTTGGGACAAATGATCTGCCGGCAGGTGATCGCTGCGGCGGGTAGCACCTTTCGACCTACTACGTCTTTGATGATCTGGGCCTGCTGCGGGGCATTTTGCAGCCCGCCTACCAGGATGTAG
- a CDS encoding TIGR00266 family protein encodes MISHEIDYRIIGDDIQVVEVELDPNETVIAEAGAMLFMEDGIQFETKMGDGSEPNQSIMGKIFQAGTRMLTGESLFMTHFTNRGIGKRKVAFSAPYPGTIMPIDLSKIYGNELIVQKDGFLCAAMGTSMKIHFNQRFGSGLFGGEGFILQKLRGDGMAFVHAGGVVMERQLNNETLRIDTGCVVAFEQSLSFDIQRSGGLKSMVFGGEGMFLATLRGTGRCWIQSMPISKLIQRLSAVGPNARKESGSVIGGLGSLFED; translated from the coding sequence ATGATCTCTCACGAAATTGATTACAGGATTATCGGCGACGATATCCAGGTGGTTGAAGTTGAGCTCGACCCAAACGAAACTGTTATTGCAGAGGCAGGTGCCATGCTTTTTATGGAAGACGGCATTCAGTTTGAAACCAAAATGGGCGATGGCTCAGAGCCTAACCAGAGCATTATGGGTAAAATCTTTCAGGCAGGAACCCGCATGCTGACCGGCGAGTCGCTGTTTATGACCCATTTTACAAACCGCGGCATCGGGAAAAGGAAAGTGGCATTCTCGGCTCCGTACCCCGGAACCATCATGCCGATAGACCTTTCCAAAATTTACGGTAACGAGCTGATCGTCCAGAAAGACGGATTTCTGTGTGCCGCCATGGGTACCAGCATGAAAATCCATTTCAACCAGCGTTTCGGGTCAGGCTTGTTTGGAGGTGAGGGTTTTATTTTACAAAAACTGAGAGGCGACGGTATGGCATTCGTACATGCCGGGGGCGTCGTGATGGAGCGCCAGCTCAACAATGAAACCCTGCGCATTGACACTGGTTGCGTGGTAGCATTTGAGCAGTCGCTGAGTTTTGATATCCAGCGTTCAGGAGGTTTGAAATCGATGGTTTTCGGGGGAGAAGGGATGTTCCTGGCTACTTTGCGCGGAACCGGCCGTTGCTGGATCCAATCCATGCCGATATCCAAACTCATCCAGCGGCTTTCGGCTGTGGGGCCTAATGCCCGCAAGGAAAGCGGCTCGGTGATCGGCGGACTGGGCAGTCTTTTTGAAGATTAG
- the gltX gene encoding glutamate--tRNA ligase produces the protein MTKPTVRVRFAPSPTGPLHAGGVRTALYNYLFARQQGGQMLLRIEDTDQNRYVPGAEAYILEALQWLGIQIDEGPQQGGPHAPYRQSERKEMYREYAERLISEGKAYYAFDTAEELDAMRKRLEAAKVAAAQYNAITRLEMSNSLTLSAEETKKRLESGDPYVIRMKIMPKEDVRFNDLIRGWVVVHSSQIDDKVLLKSDGMPTYHLANIVDDHLMGITHVIRGEEWLPSAPLHVLLYRYLGWESTMPQFAHLPLLLKPDGNGKLSKRDADLGGFPIFPLEWKDPFTGERARGFREEGYLPAATANFLALLGWNAGTEQEMFSMDELVKSFSFDRVHKAGARFDIQKAKWFNQQYLKQLDDDQVAGELGTIFQQRNIEVSAKQLAQIVHLLKDRVHFVHEIADESVFLFHAPEEYDQDVVVKKWNEEAVTAITGFKDALAEDTGDFAAEHIKHVLSGTMEKLGIKMGKVMQALRLAITGAGHGPDLMIIMEILGKTEVIARLETSLNRLPAQIRLA, from the coding sequence ATGACCAAACCAACAGTACGGGTAAGATTTGCCCCTAGTCCGACAGGGCCGCTGCATGCGGGAGGCGTGCGAACTGCTTTGTACAATTATCTTTTTGCCCGTCAGCAAGGGGGGCAAATGTTGCTGCGCATTGAAGACACCGACCAGAACCGCTACGTGCCCGGAGCGGAAGCATATATATTGGAAGCATTGCAGTGGCTGGGCATACAGATTGACGAAGGCCCGCAGCAAGGCGGCCCGCACGCACCCTACCGCCAGTCTGAGCGGAAGGAAATGTACCGGGAGTATGCTGAAAGACTTATTAGTGAAGGCAAGGCTTATTATGCATTTGACACTGCCGAAGAGCTTGACGCCATGCGCAAGCGGCTCGAAGCTGCCAAGGTAGCTGCTGCCCAGTACAATGCGATTACCCGGTTGGAAATGAGCAATTCGCTGACACTTTCGGCTGAGGAAACGAAAAAAAGGCTCGAAAGTGGCGATCCCTATGTGATCCGGATGAAGATCATGCCCAAGGAAGATGTACGGTTTAACGACCTGATCCGCGGCTGGGTAGTGGTACATTCATCACAAATTGACGATAAAGTCCTCCTGAAATCTGACGGTATGCCTACGTACCACCTCGCCAATATCGTGGACGACCATTTAATGGGCATTACCCACGTGATCCGGGGTGAAGAGTGGCTCCCCTCGGCACCATTGCACGTTTTGTTGTACAGATATCTGGGCTGGGAGAGTACCATGCCGCAGTTTGCACACCTTCCGCTGCTGCTCAAACCCGACGGGAACGGCAAGCTCTCGAAGCGGGATGCGGATTTAGGCGGTTTCCCGATTTTTCCGCTCGAATGGAAAGATCCGTTTACCGGCGAAAGAGCCAGGGGCTTCCGGGAAGAGGGATACCTGCCGGCTGCTACGGCCAACTTCCTGGCTTTGCTCGGCTGGAATGCCGGTACTGAGCAGGAAATGTTCAGCATGGATGAGCTGGTCAAATCATTCAGTTTTGACCGCGTACACAAGGCTGGAGCAAGGTTTGATATCCAGAAAGCAAAATGGTTCAACCAGCAATATCTGAAACAACTTGACGACGACCAGGTTGCCGGCGAGCTGGGGACTATTTTTCAGCAGCGCAATATAGAAGTGTCCGCCAAGCAGCTGGCACAGATCGTGCATCTCCTGAAAGACCGTGTGCATTTTGTACATGAGATTGCCGACGAATCCGTCTTTTTGTTCCATGCGCCTGAGGAGTACGATCAGGATGTTGTTGTTAAAAAGTGGAACGAGGAGGCAGTTACGGCCATAACCGGTTTTAAGGATGCACTGGCGGAGGACACCGGTGACTTTGCGGCCGAGCATATCAAGCATGTACTTTCGGGTACAATGGAAAAGCTCGGTATTAAAATGGGGAAAGTAATGCAGGCATTGCGCCTGGCGATCACAGGTGCAGGCCACGGCCCCGACCTGATGATCATCATGGAGATTCTTGGGAAAACCGAGGTAATTGCGCGGCTCGAAACTTCGCTCAACCGTTTGCCTGCCCAGATTCGCCTGGCATAA
- a CDS encoding Rid family detoxifying hydrolase: protein MPKKIIFSDKAPAPIGPYSQAVQVNGTLYVSGQIAADVAGSGDIKAETGMVMQNIGHILGAAGLGFSNVVKSTIFLKNMDDFTSVNEVYGSFFTKDPPARETVQVARLPKDVNVEISVVAVE, encoded by the coding sequence ATGCCTAAAAAGATCATATTTTCAGATAAAGCACCTGCACCCATCGGCCCGTACAGCCAGGCAGTGCAGGTGAACGGAACCCTGTACGTCTCCGGCCAGATCGCCGCTGATGTTGCCGGTTCCGGAGATATCAAAGCCGAAACCGGCATGGTAATGCAAAACATCGGACATATCCTCGGGGCAGCAGGTCTCGGGTTTTCCAATGTGGTAAAATCAACCATCTTCCTGAAAAACATGGACGATTTTACCTCCGTCAATGAAGTCTACGGCAGCTTTTTCACCAAAGACCCACCCGCCCGCGAAACCGTCCAGGTAGCCCGCCTGCCAAAGGATGTGAATGTTGAGATATCAGTCGTGGCGGTGGAGTAG